From Haloglomus litoreum, the proteins below share one genomic window:
- a CDS encoding branched-chain amino acid ABC transporter permease, translating into MSTENESIIGNSTGAERRQAVLEKLNPITMPLRYQIGLLGLLLFVLLPTTRYPDQMGGPTTLIFLAIFGMSWDVVSGYTGQLSFGHAFFIALGGYTSAILDIQHGITPVVGIPVGMIVAGIGGVLVGLPALRLRGPYLSLVTLIVPIILSKLFTLFNNSFTPLGIPIAPDGLGGRNGPGLPTQLFGIDGSGSVVELASGYSGIQQTALANYYFALGLMVVVLMVLIGVTRSSAGSVFTAIREDEDAVAAAGLDGSKFKLFAFVLSALVAGLGGAIWVHTIKTPTPLGILGQDDIQQSINLIIISILGGTGTIVGPIVGAVVYAATGIVIGVIDPLIGFDLANLRPLPLLAAAMAVLVFAPGGILRASIRGGRMVLASARGEEYEGESVGGDGDSALGQIIEKYRAELRDIIDERR; encoded by the coding sequence ATGTCGACCGAGAACGAATCCATCATCGGTAATTCGACCGGCGCCGAGCGTCGCCAGGCGGTGCTCGAGAAGCTCAACCCCATCACGATGCCCCTGCGGTACCAGATCGGGCTGCTGGGGCTCCTGCTGTTCGTGCTGCTCCCGACGACGCGCTACCCCGACCAGATGGGGGGGCCGACCACCCTCATCTTCCTCGCCATCTTCGGGATGTCGTGGGACGTCGTCTCGGGGTACACCGGACAGCTCTCGTTCGGGCACGCGTTCTTCATCGCGCTGGGCGGCTACACCAGTGCCATCCTCGACATCCAGCACGGCATCACGCCGGTCGTCGGGATCCCCGTCGGGATGATCGTGGCGGGCATCGGCGGCGTGCTGGTCGGGCTCCCCGCGCTCCGACTCCGCGGCCCGTACCTGTCGCTGGTGACGCTCATCGTCCCGATCATCCTGTCGAAGCTGTTCACGCTGTTCAACAACAGCTTCACCCCGCTCGGCATCCCCATCGCGCCCGACGGGCTCGGTGGCCGTAACGGCCCCGGCCTCCCGACACAGCTGTTCGGCATCGACGGCAGCGGCTCCGTCGTGGAGCTGGCCTCGGGCTACTCCGGCATCCAGCAGACCGCACTCGCGAACTACTACTTCGCACTCGGGCTGATGGTCGTGGTGCTGATGGTGTTGATCGGCGTCACCCGGTCCTCGGCCGGGTCGGTGTTCACCGCCATCCGCGAGGACGAGGACGCCGTCGCCGCCGCCGGACTGGACGGCTCGAAGTTCAAGCTGTTCGCGTTCGTCCTCTCGGCGCTCGTCGCCGGGCTCGGCGGCGCTATCTGGGTCCACACCATCAAGACCCCGACGCCCCTGGGCATCCTCGGTCAGGACGACATCCAGCAGAGCATCAACCTCATCATCATCTCCATCCTCGGCGGGACCGGCACCATCGTCGGCCCCATCGTGGGGGCGGTGGTGTACGCGGCGACCGGCATCGTCATCGGGGTGATCGACCCCCTCATCGGCTTCGACCTGGCCAACCTGCGACCGCTGCCGCTGCTGGCGGCCGCGATGGCCGTCCTCGTGTTCGCGCCCGGTGGCATCCTCCGGGCGAGCATCCGGGGCGGCCGGATGGTGCTGGCCTCGGCCCGCGGCGAGGAGTACGAGGGTGAGTCGGTGGGCGGCGACGGTGACTCCGCCCTCGGACAGATCATCGAGAAGTACCGCGCGGAACTGCGTGACATCATCGACGAGCGTCGATAA
- a CDS encoding ABC transporter ATP-binding protein: MSTDQQESGERLTPEQSGFGPQDGVLVANDLRKEFGGLTAVDDLSFAVQEQEILGFIGPNGAGKSTTFNCVTGFYEPTDGTVWFKGEDVTGLDSHEMVQAGMARTFQDFAPLSDRTVVRNVALSLAPDKLFTLAGVGGETTRLAEEICRRVGLGDQLEQTPSELPHAGMLKLELAKAIATNPDLMLVDEPFAGLSGQEVQELTDVLLSLRDNGMTLIVVDHNMRGLLNLIDRAFVIQFGAKIAEGSPDEITDDPKVQEAYLGGDEI; encoded by the coding sequence ATGAGTACTGATCAACAGGAGAGCGGCGAGCGCCTGACGCCCGAACAGAGCGGGTTCGGCCCCCAGGACGGTGTCCTCGTCGCCAACGACCTGCGGAAGGAGTTCGGCGGACTGACGGCGGTCGACGACCTGTCGTTCGCCGTCCAGGAACAGGAGATCCTCGGCTTCATCGGCCCGAACGGCGCCGGGAAGTCGACCACGTTCAACTGCGTCACCGGCTTCTACGAGCCGACCGACGGCACCGTCTGGTTCAAGGGCGAGGACGTCACCGGGCTGGACTCCCACGAGATGGTCCAGGCGGGGATGGCCCGCACCTTCCAGGACTTCGCCCCGCTCTCGGACCGCACGGTGGTCCGGAACGTGGCGCTGTCGCTGGCGCCGGACAAGCTGTTCACGCTCGCGGGCGTGGGCGGCGAGACCACGCGGCTGGCCGAGGAGATCTGCCGCCGCGTCGGGCTGGGCGACCAGCTCGAGCAGACCCCCAGCGAACTCCCGCACGCCGGGATGCTGAAGCTGGAGCTCGCGAAGGCCATCGCGACGAACCCCGACCTGATGCTGGTCGACGAGCCGTTCGCCGGCCTGTCCGGCCAGGAGGTCCAGGAGCTGACGGACGTGCTGCTCAGCCTCCGGGACAACGGCATGACCCTCATCGTGGTCGACCACAACATGCGTGGCCTGCTCAACCTCATCGACCGCGCGTTCGTCATCCAGTTCGGCGCGAAGATCGCCGAGGGGTCGCCCGACGAGATCACTGACGACCCGAAAGTTCAAGAAGCGTACCTCGGTGGTGATGAGATATGA
- a CDS encoding ABC transporter substrate-binding protein, producing MAEESGDAGGGRDRRSFLKYAGAGGAAAVAAGCKTRDNPGGGGGFESPAGNATSTGSGTPAPQPLAGESINIGCLAPQPESFPVGQSMWNSMQLAVEDINQNGVPGIGGRGILGAKLNAKSGNTEASPGTGLNEFNRLVQAEGCKTTFGTFLTQVTLQCFNAMKATQTVHITTAAAGPKPGRIVHERYDEFKWHFRAGPINSFDLARAELEFLNLYADKLGWDSAAVLIENIAPFDPFAELLEPNIGEFFDDVPVFKRSSSGTTNWTPLFDEVESSGADVNLIAQALTGTAAVKQWANQNRDFEMGGISLPAQIYEFWEEVSGACQYIFTMNAVTPQTTNTPRTQDFMKRYRKKFDTYPVYSGPITFDAVKAYAVAMARYVLDNDLERIPTNEEMVDALETYKFDQGTILPEIKFTPPEADYAHEPAWTSMKETGVPVWQQWQIDEDIAEDYGVMHSFAPEQNKTSPYAYPDWIDYPSDHPANTEGPPGKDA from the coding sequence ATGGCAGAGGAATCAGGAGACGCGGGCGGCGGTCGCGACCGCCGCTCGTTCCTCAAGTACGCGGGGGCCGGTGGGGCCGCCGCGGTCGCAGCGGGTTGCAAGACACGAGACAATCCCGGCGGTGGCGGCGGCTTCGAGAGCCCCGCCGGCAACGCCACCAGCACCGGGAGCGGCACGCCGGCACCACAGCCGCTCGCCGGCGAGAGTATCAACATCGGGTGCCTGGCGCCCCAGCCCGAGAGCTTCCCCGTCGGCCAGTCGATGTGGAACTCGATGCAGCTGGCCGTCGAGGACATCAACCAGAACGGCGTGCCCGGCATCGGCGGCCGCGGCATCCTCGGCGCGAAGCTGAACGCCAAATCGGGTAACACCGAGGCCTCGCCGGGGACGGGGCTCAACGAGTTCAACCGCCTCGTCCAGGCCGAGGGCTGCAAGACCACGTTCGGGACCTTCCTCACGCAGGTCACGCTGCAGTGCTTCAACGCGATGAAGGCGACCCAGACGGTCCACATCACCACGGCGGCGGCCGGACCGAAACCGGGTCGCATCGTCCACGAGCGCTACGACGAGTTCAAGTGGCACTTCCGTGCCGGCCCGATCAACTCCTTCGACCTCGCACGCGCGGAACTCGAGTTCCTCAACCTCTACGCCGACAAACTCGGCTGGGACTCCGCGGCGGTCCTCATCGAGAACATCGCTCCCTTCGACCCGTTCGCGGAGCTGCTCGAACCGAACATCGGCGAGTTCTTCGACGACGTGCCGGTGTTCAAGCGCTCCTCGTCGGGGACGACGAACTGGACGCCGCTGTTCGACGAGGTCGAGTCCTCGGGGGCCGACGTCAACCTCATCGCGCAGGCGCTGACGGGCACGGCCGCCGTGAAGCAGTGGGCCAACCAGAACCGGGACTTCGAGATGGGCGGCATCAGCCTGCCCGCGCAGATCTACGAGTTCTGGGAGGAGGTCTCGGGCGCGTGCCAGTACATCTTCACGATGAACGCGGTCACGCCCCAGACCACGAACACGCCCCGGACCCAGGACTTCATGAAGCGGTACCGCAAGAAGTTCGACACCTATCCGGTCTACTCCGGGCCCATCACCTTCGACGCGGTGAAGGCCTACGCCGTCGCGATGGCCCGCTACGTCCTCGACAACGACCTCGAGCGCATCCCCACCAACGAGGAGATGGTCGACGCACTCGAGACCTACAAGTTCGACCAGGGGACCATCCTGCCCGAGATCAAGTTCACCCCGCCCGAGGCCGACTACGCACACGAGCCGGCCTGGACCTCCATGAAGGAGACGGGCGTCCCGGTCTGGCAGCAGTGGCAGATCGACGAGGACATCGCCGAGGACTACGGGGTCATGCACTCGTTCGCCCCGGAGCAGAACAAGACCTCGCCGTACGCCTACCCCGACTGGATCGACTACCCCAGCGACCACCCCGCCAATACGGAGGGCCCCCCGGGCAAGGACGCCTGA
- a CDS encoding ParA family protein: MTELVTWSESGGVGKTTTAINLGAALGRRGDDVLLVDLDPQPASLTAAAGHAEAKTADGTTITDVLLDDGDLRELLIEDEPFDLVPGHESLASLESTARAQGISTAEFLLRSSLAPVADDYDHVIVDPPATLNLLVDNALIATGNVLVPMEMTRKGEQSIGGVIDTVTALEAQLQRAQPDFALDVIGVLPNKVEGSSLNQQVRETLEAETETVRLLPVTVPDYNVLAKAWDEGLDVFRYADEHGLRAYQESLLEAYEDLAAIVAAHGADERQAVANTDD, encoded by the coding sequence ATGACGGAGCTAGTGACGTGGTCCGAGAGCGGGGGGGTCGGCAAGACGACCACGGCCATCAACCTCGGCGCCGCGCTCGGGCGCCGGGGCGACGACGTACTGCTCGTGGATCTGGACCCCCAGCCCGCGAGTCTCACCGCCGCGGCCGGCCACGCCGAGGCCAAGACCGCGGACGGGACGACCATCACGGACGTCCTCCTGGACGATGGGGACCTGCGCGAACTCCTCATCGAGGACGAGCCGTTCGACCTCGTCCCCGGCCACGAGTCGCTCGCCTCGCTGGAGAGCACGGCGCGCGCGCAGGGCATCTCCACCGCGGAGTTCCTGCTCCGGTCCTCGCTCGCCCCCGTCGCCGACGACTACGATCACGTCATCGTCGACCCGCCGGCGACGCTGAACCTGCTGGTCGACAACGCCCTCATTGCGACCGGCAACGTCCTCGTGCCGATGGAGATGACGCGCAAGGGCGAGCAGTCCATCGGCGGCGTCATCGACACGGTCACCGCGCTGGAGGCACAGCTCCAGCGCGCCCAGCCGGACTTCGCACTCGATGTCATCGGGGTCCTCCCGAACAAGGTCGAGGGCTCCAGCCTCAACCAGCAGGTCCGCGAGACGCTCGAGGCCGAGACCGAGACCGTCCGGCTCCTCCCGGTGACGGTCCCGGACTACAACGTCCTCGCGAAGGCGTGGGACGAGGGGCTCGACGTCTTCCGGTACGCGGACGAGCACGGCCTCCGCGCCTACCAGGAGTCGCTCCTGGAGGCCTACGAGGACCTCGCGGCAATCGTCGCGGCGCACGGCGCGGACGAACGACAGGCGGTGGCGAACACAGACGACTGA
- a CDS encoding ABC transporter ATP-binding protein, with protein sequence MSSQSRAGAGAGAAAGGSTVLKAENVQVSYGKVTALRGVDLELNEGELVSLIGPNGAGKTTFCDTINGFLGYGGNVEFRGTEVSSVPRDQLVDRGMIYCTEERDLFGFMDVEDNLRLGAYAIDDESYVEQQLEFVYDLFPRLEERTDQNARSMSGGEQQMLAIGRALMGDPDLLVLDEPTIGLAPVILEDISQAIDPIQEQGVSILLTEQNVTFALDHADRMYLLENGEVVKTGTPEELRGDDYIRETYLGG encoded by the coding sequence ATGAGCAGCCAGTCCCGAGCGGGTGCCGGTGCGGGTGCTGCCGCCGGCGGCAGCACGGTACTCAAGGCCGAGAACGTCCAGGTCTCCTACGGCAAGGTGACCGCCCTGCGTGGCGTCGACCTGGAGCTGAACGAGGGTGAGCTGGTCTCCCTGATCGGCCCGAACGGTGCCGGGAAGACCACCTTCTGCGACACCATCAACGGCTTCCTCGGCTACGGCGGCAACGTGGAGTTCCGCGGGACGGAGGTCTCCAGCGTCCCACGCGACCAGCTGGTCGACCGCGGGATGATCTACTGCACGGAGGAGCGGGACCTCTTCGGCTTCATGGACGTCGAGGACAACCTCCGGCTCGGCGCCTACGCCATCGACGACGAGAGCTACGTCGAGCAGCAGCTGGAGTTCGTCTACGACCTCTTCCCGCGCCTGGAGGAGCGGACCGACCAGAACGCCCGCTCGATGTCCGGCGGCGAGCAGCAGATGCTCGCCATCGGCCGCGCGCTGATGGGCGACCCGGACCTCCTGGTGCTGGACGAGCCGACCATCGGCCTCGCGCCGGTCATCCTCGAGGACATCTCCCAGGCCATCGACCCCATCCAGGAGCAGGGCGTCTCCATCCTCCTGACCGAGCAGAACGTCACGTTCGCGCTCGACCACGCCGACCGGATGTACCTGCTGGAGAACGGTGAGGTCGTCAAGACCGGCACCCCCGAGGAGCTGCGCGGCGACGACTACATCCGCGAGACCTACCTCGGCGGGTAA
- a CDS encoding PGF-CTERM sorting domain-containing protein, translating into MVATVVVAVLVVAGGAGATGSGSGTNHGTNGDYTVFLPNEIDHYPGDQNRANGSIQHLAALDGTFEGTPSPKGYEAAGFLIIGNEDVDFSQCSTENTAAFGVDRENDDEGTKTDESLLAARENSQFNEHEIVIDFFDQGDLAGEPIAINDVDEVVAVQNECYTQPTEPGWYQINGFLNGTGYNGNQFEVTLDSHYYYVCECGSEQEAREKLGPPPSESGSSDSSEATATATATAEPTATATPESTATATAEAAATATATPAATPTATAEPTATATVEAAATATATATAEATATNAGGGSDDGGQAGGQDTGGSAATGTATAVGGGNPGGAPATPTVGAGPGFGAAAALAGLLAAALLALRRD; encoded by the coding sequence ATGGTGGCAACTGTGGTGGTTGCGGTTCTCGTCGTGGCGGGTGGTGCCGGGGCGACCGGTTCCGGAAGCGGGACGAACCACGGGACGAACGGCGACTACACGGTGTTCCTGCCGAACGAGATCGACCACTACCCCGGTGACCAGAACCGGGCGAACGGGAGCATCCAGCATCTCGCCGCGCTCGACGGGACGTTCGAGGGGACACCGTCGCCGAAGGGGTACGAGGCGGCCGGGTTCCTCATCATCGGGAACGAGGACGTCGACTTCTCGCAGTGTTCGACGGAGAACACGGCGGCGTTCGGCGTCGACCGCGAGAACGACGACGAGGGGACGAAGACCGACGAGTCGCTGCTGGCGGCCCGCGAGAACTCGCAGTTCAACGAACACGAGATCGTCATCGACTTCTTCGACCAGGGTGACCTCGCCGGCGAGCCCATCGCCATCAACGACGTCGACGAGGTCGTCGCCGTCCAGAACGAGTGCTACACGCAGCCGACGGAGCCGGGCTGGTACCAGATCAACGGCTTCCTCAACGGCACCGGCTACAACGGCAACCAGTTCGAGGTGACGCTGGACTCGCACTACTACTACGTCTGCGAGTGCGGGAGCGAGCAGGAGGCCCGCGAGAAACTGGGGCCGCCGCCGTCCGAGTCGGGTTCCAGCGACAGTAGCGAGGCGACGGCAACAGCGACGGCGACCGCGGAGCCGACGGCGACGGCGACCCCGGAGTCGACGGCCACCGCGACGGCCGAGGCGGCAGCGACCGCGACGGCGACTCCAGCGGCGACGCCGACGGCGACCGCGGAGCCGACGGCCACCGCGACGGTCGAGGCGGCAGCGACCGCGACGGCGACAGCCACCGCCGAGGCCACGGCGACGAACGCTGGCGGTGGCTCGGACGACGGTGGACAGGCCGGCGGGCAGGACACCGGCGGGTCGGCGGCCACGGGGACGGCGACCGCAGTCGGTGGCGGGAACCCCGGTGGCGCGCCGGCGACCCCGACGGTCGGTGCGGGGCCGGGATTCGGCGCGGCGGCCGCGCTCGCCGGACTGCTGGCGGCGGCGCTGCTCGCGCTCCGGCGCGACTGA
- a CDS encoding branched-chain amino acid ABC transporter permease, with product MVSLGNVIINAISISSLYAIIAIGFTLIFGVGGVLNFSHGALITIGAEASWLISGGSSPLELGLNPAVGLIGGMITAALVSGGLYLGVVRFVEDEPVTLLILTFIIGFFIQHACRVFLTGTGNFSVDLIVEGSTNVGGIGFQNISAFIFVLSMLLVVLTGVFVSRTKTGKAILAVSMSDKGAAIVGIDSRKINLITWLLAGAFAGIAGVLLTMKNTGTWTMGTQPLILAFSIVILGGLGSIKGSVVGAYIIGFTETITTQYIDSSLQGFSALVLLIVFLLVKPEGLFGREAAE from the coding sequence ATGGTCAGTCTCGGAAACGTCATCATCAACGCCATCTCGATCAGTTCCCTCTACGCGATCATCGCGATCGGGTTCACGCTGATCTTCGGTGTTGGTGGCGTCCTGAACTTCTCGCACGGCGCGCTAATCACCATCGGGGCGGAGGCCTCGTGGCTCATCTCCGGAGGCAGCTCCCCGCTGGAGCTGGGGCTCAACCCGGCCGTGGGGCTCATCGGCGGCATGATAACTGCCGCACTCGTGAGCGGCGGCCTCTACCTCGGGGTCGTCCGGTTCGTCGAGGACGAGCCGGTCACGCTGCTCATCCTCACGTTCATCATCGGGTTCTTCATCCAGCACGCCTGCCGGGTGTTCCTCACCGGCACAGGGAACTTCTCCGTCGACCTCATCGTCGAGGGCAGCACGAACGTGGGTGGCATCGGGTTCCAGAACATCAGCGCGTTCATCTTCGTGCTGTCGATGCTGCTGGTCGTCCTGACGGGCGTGTTCGTCTCCCGGACGAAGACCGGGAAGGCGATCCTCGCGGTGTCGATGTCCGACAAGGGCGCGGCCATCGTCGGCATCGACTCGCGGAAGATCAACCTCATCACGTGGCTCCTGGCGGGTGCGTTCGCCGGCATCGCGGGCGTGCTCCTCACGATGAAGAACACCGGGACCTGGACGATGGGTACCCAGCCGCTCATCCTGGCGTTCTCCATCGTCATCCTGGGTGGTCTGGGCTCGATCAAGGGCTCCGTCGTTGGGGCCTACATCATCGGGTTCACCGAGACCATCACCACCCAGTACATCGACTCCTCGTTGCAGGGGTTCTCCGCACTCGTCCTGCTGATCGTGTTCCTACTCGTCAAGCCCGAAGGCCTGTTCGGGCGGGAGGCTGCTGAATAA
- a CDS encoding MFS transporter has protein sequence MATDRGPDALAAFRQFLSLERDVLTLSLAMFAFSLAFQMTGRYVPEYLRTLGAGAAVVGLYGSVGNLIGALYPYPGGALSDRIGSRLALTLFGVVATLGFGLWALAPALGFAVSGLVVPGWAWVFAGLFLAQAWKSFGLGATFAVVRQSVPDAELAAGFAATETFRRVGFLVGPLLAAALLALTPGFVAGFQRVLVLAVVFGAVATVAQHLLYDAGEDTVGESFAGIGAVVDDLRSLPDPLRPLLVADTLVRFANGMVYVFFVIVVTDFLAVGLQLPALTLAGFTLGPVSLTPAAFFGVLLGAEMVVALLSMVPVSRLAERVGLKPVVAVGFAVYATFPAMLIAAPADQLVLVALFAFSGLRFAGLPAHKALIVGPAERDASGRVTGSYYLVRNTVVIPSALLGGVIYGLGRVTVAGTVLSGPTVAFGLATAVGLLGTGYFLVAGEEFAAYA, from the coding sequence ATGGCGACCGACCGCGGGCCGGACGCGCTGGCCGCGTTCCGCCAGTTCCTCTCGCTGGAGCGTGACGTGCTCACCCTGTCGCTGGCGATGTTCGCGTTCAGCCTCGCCTTCCAGATGACCGGGCGGTACGTGCCCGAGTACCTGCGGACGCTGGGCGCCGGCGCGGCGGTCGTCGGGCTGTACGGGAGCGTCGGCAACCTGATCGGGGCGCTCTACCCCTACCCGGGTGGGGCGCTGTCGGACCGGATCGGCTCGCGGCTCGCGCTCACCCTGTTCGGCGTCGTCGCCACGCTCGGGTTCGGGCTGTGGGCGCTCGCACCCGCGCTCGGATTCGCGGTGAGCGGGCTCGTGGTTCCAGGGTGGGCCTGGGTGTTCGCCGGACTGTTCCTCGCACAGGCCTGGAAGTCGTTCGGGCTCGGCGCGACGTTCGCGGTCGTCCGACAGTCCGTGCCGGACGCGGAGCTGGCGGCGGGGTTCGCGGCGACGGAGACGTTCCGACGGGTCGGCTTCCTCGTCGGGCCGCTGCTGGCGGCCGCGCTGCTCGCACTCACGCCCGGATTCGTCGCGGGCTTCCAGCGCGTCCTCGTCCTCGCGGTGGTGTTCGGCGCGGTCGCCACGGTCGCCCAGCACCTGCTGTACGACGCCGGCGAGGACACCGTCGGCGAGTCGTTCGCCGGCATCGGCGCCGTCGTCGACGACCTCCGATCGCTCCCGGACCCCCTCCGGCCCCTCCTGGTGGCCGACACGCTCGTCCGGTTCGCCAACGGGATGGTGTACGTCTTCTTCGTCATCGTCGTCACCGACTTCCTCGCGGTCGGGCTGCAACTCCCGGCGCTCACGCTGGCTGGATTCACACTCGGCCCGGTCTCGCTCACCCCGGCCGCGTTCTTCGGCGTGCTCCTCGGGGCGGAGATGGTGGTCGCGCTGCTCAGCATGGTCCCCGTCTCGCGCCTGGCCGAGCGCGTCGGCCTCAAACCCGTCGTCGCGGTCGGCTTCGCGGTGTACGCCACCTTCCCGGCCATGCTCATCGCCGCGCCCGCCGACCAGCTCGTCCTCGTCGCGCTCTTCGCCTTCTCCGGCCTCCGGTTCGCGGGCCTCCCCGCGCACAAGGCGCTCATCGTCGGCCCGGCCGAGCGCGATGCCAGCGGCCGCGTCACGGGGTCGTACTACCTCGTCCGCAACACCGTGGTCATCCCGTCCGCGCTGCTGGGCGGCGTCATCTACGGTCTCGGCCGCGTGACCGTCGCCGGGACCGTGCTGTCCGGACCGACCGTCGCGTTCGGTCTCGCGACGGCTGTCGGCCTGCTCGGGACGGGCTACTTCCTCGTGGCCGGCGAGGAGTTCGCGGCGTACGCGTGA
- a CDS encoding acyl-CoA dehydrogenase family protein: MTTTQSTPPAFEETAELDMIRQTARDVAAGYDDDYWFEVSQGKKPEEFWQDCADAGFLGAAIPQEYGGEGMGFWELSAIVEELCTQGCMGAEMLFVVNVCFGGITLVENGSEAQKEEWLPKICNGEANWAMALTEPDAGHNAPNMTTFAEKDGDEYVIEGTKQWISGVDYADRMLTVARTEPKDDAAKMQGITLFLVDPDDPNLELRELDVGIPTPEKQFELSFDGVRVHEDDVVGTPGMGLYQLFDTVNPERLLGSAGAIGTGKCALNRAIDYAKEREVFDQPIGAHQAIQHPIADSWTKLEAAQLLLRKAAWMVDNEPDPKKTAEVSNMAKLRATEVGHDATDVAVQTHGGNGFSRDYAVIEMWKGSRLGKVAPGSTEMMRNHVAEHTLGLPRSY; this comes from the coding sequence GTGACAACCACACAGTCCACACCGCCCGCGTTCGAGGAGACGGCCGAGCTGGACATGATCCGCCAGACGGCCCGCGACGTGGCTGCCGGCTACGACGACGACTACTGGTTCGAGGTCTCGCAGGGCAAGAAACCGGAAGAGTTCTGGCAGGATTGTGCCGATGCGGGCTTCCTCGGTGCCGCCATCCCACAGGAGTACGGTGGCGAGGGGATGGGGTTCTGGGAGCTGAGCGCCATCGTCGAGGAGCTGTGCACGCAGGGCTGCATGGGTGCGGAGATGCTGTTCGTCGTGAACGTCTGCTTCGGCGGCATCACGCTCGTCGAGAACGGCAGCGAGGCACAGAAGGAGGAGTGGCTCCCGAAGATCTGCAACGGTGAGGCGAACTGGGCGATGGCCCTCACGGAGCCGGATGCGGGCCACAACGCGCCGAACATGACCACCTTCGCCGAGAAGGACGGCGACGAGTACGTCATCGAGGGGACCAAGCAGTGGATCTCGGGCGTCGACTACGCCGACCGGATGCTGACGGTCGCACGGACCGAGCCGAAGGACGACGCGGCGAAGATGCAGGGCATCACCCTGTTCCTCGTCGACCCGGACGACCCGAACCTCGAACTCCGGGAACTCGATGTCGGCATCCCCACCCCGGAGAAGCAGTTCGAGCTCTCGTTCGACGGCGTCCGCGTCCACGAGGACGACGTCGTCGGCACGCCCGGGATGGGGCTCTACCAGCTGTTCGACACGGTCAACCCGGAGCGGCTGCTCGGCTCCGCGGGCGCTATCGGGACGGGCAAGTGCGCGCTCAACCGCGCCATCGACTACGCGAAGGAGCGCGAGGTCTTCGACCAGCCCATCGGCGCCCACCAGGCCATCCAGCATCCCATCGCCGACTCCTGGACGAAACTCGAGGCCGCCCAGCTCCTGCTCCGCAAGGCCGCGTGGATGGTCGACAACGAGCCGGACCCGAAGAAGACCGCCGAGGTCTCGAACATGGCGAAACTCCGCGCGACGGAGGTCGGCCACGACGCCACGGACGTCGCGGTCCAGACCCACGGCGGCAACGGCTTCTCGCGTGACTACGCCGTCATCGAGATGTGGAAGGGTTCGCGCCTGGGGAAGGTCGCACCCGGCAGCACGGAGATGATGCGCAACCACGTCGCCGAGCACACGCTCGGCCTGCCGCGGTCGTACTGA
- a CDS encoding sodium:calcium antiporter produces the protein MAATPLVLDAGAVLLGIVALWLGASRFVAGASDLAARVGVPPLVVGLTVVAIGTSAPEFAVTVGAALAGRTDISVANVVGSNVINLGIVLGGAAAVRAMPTPAALARRDGPVLVGATLLVAVLVADLQLGRLEGGLLAVLLLAYIGRLAVLGIARGPDLGVDTPVPEHRPAVDALWLLGGLVAIVVGAELLVDGAVGIAGAAGLSDWLVGETVVALGTSAPEIVASVAAIRQGRLDVSAGNVFGSCVVNLLGVLGVAATVRPLTLAPVAVEATVWLCVVTGLAVLLTVTRRTLSRTEGALLLAVGVVDWLVVAILG, from the coding sequence GTGGCCGCCACCCCACTCGTTCTCGACGCCGGGGCCGTCCTCCTCGGAATCGTCGCGCTCTGGCTCGGTGCGTCCCGGTTCGTCGCGGGGGCGAGCGACCTCGCGGCGCGCGTCGGCGTTCCGCCGCTCGTCGTCGGCCTCACGGTGGTCGCCATCGGCACCTCCGCACCGGAGTTCGCGGTCACCGTCGGTGCCGCGCTGGCCGGCCGGACCGACATCTCCGTCGCCAACGTCGTCGGCTCGAACGTCATCAACCTCGGCATCGTCCTCGGTGGCGCCGCGGCGGTCCGGGCGATGCCGACGCCCGCCGCACTGGCCCGGCGCGACGGACCCGTGCTGGTGGGTGCGACCCTGCTCGTGGCCGTGCTGGTCGCGGACCTCCAGCTCGGCCGCCTCGAGGGCGGCCTCCTCGCCGTTCTGCTCCTCGCGTACATCGGCCGGCTGGCCGTCCTGGGTATCGCACGGGGGCCGGACCTCGGCGTCGACACGCCGGTCCCCGAGCATCGGCCCGCCGTCGACGCCCTCTGGCTGCTGGGCGGCCTCGTCGCCATCGTCGTCGGTGCGGAGTTGCTCGTCGACGGCGCCGTCGGTATCGCCGGGGCGGCCGGACTCTCGGACTGGCTCGTCGGGGAGACGGTCGTCGCACTAGGGACCTCGGCCCCGGAGATCGTCGCCAGCGTCGCCGCCATCCGACAGGGCCGACTCGACGTCTCGGCCGGCAACGTCTTCGGATCCTGCGTGGTCAACCTGCTCGGCGTGCTGGGCGTGGCCGCCACGGTCCGCCCACTGACGCTCGCGCCGGTCGCGGTCGAGGCCACGGTCTGGCTCTGTGTCGTCACCGGTCTCGCCGTCCTGCTGACCGTGACCCGCCGGACCCTCTCGCGGACCGAGGGGGCGCTGCTGCTGGCCGTCGGCGTCGTCGACTGGCTCGTGGTCGCGATCCTGGGGTGA